GCGGTTCGGGCTGTGGGGGGCGGTTGTTTGGCGGTTAATTTCGGTATGGGTCATTATTTCGGCTCCCGTTTGGTCAGGCCCAGCATTTTGCGCACATCTTCCGGCCCCATCAGCGATGCACCCATGCCTTCAATAATGCCTGCTGCGCGTTCAACCAGTTGGGCATTGGTTGCCAGAACACCCTTTTTCAAGAACAGGTTGTCTTCCAGGCCAACACGCACATTGCCCCCGGCCAGTACCGATGCGGCAACATAAGGCATTTGGTCCCGGCCCAGCGAAAATGCCGACCAGTTCCAGTCGGCAGGCACATTATTGACCATCGCCATAAATGTGTTCAGGTCATTGGGTGCACCCCAGGGAATACCCATGCACAACTGCACCAGTGCGGGGCTGGTCAAAATGCCTTCCGTCACCAATTGCTTGGCAAACCATAAATGCCCGGTATCAAATGCCTCGATTTCGGGTTTGACGCCAAGATCCGTCATCATCTGCCCCATGGCGCGCAACATGCCCGGTGTGTTGGTCATGACATAATCGGCTTCGGCAAAATTCATGGTGCCGCAATCAAGGGTGCAAATTTCCGGCAGGCAATCGGCGATATGGGCCATGCGTTCGCTGGCACCAACCATGTCGGTTGATGCTTCATTCAGGGGCAGGGGCGATTCGGTCGATCCAAAAACAATGTCGCCGCCCATGCCTGCCGTCAGGTTCAAAACTACATCGGTATCGGATGCGCGGATGCGTTCGGTGACTTCGCGGTAATAACGGCCATCGCGCGATGGCGCGCCGGTTTCCGGGTCACGGACATGGCAATGCACAATCGCGGCACCGGCCTTGGCCGCATCAATGGCGGCATTGGCTATTTCTTCGGGCGAACGTGGCACATGGGGCGATTTATCCTGTGTCGCGCCAGACCCGGTAATGGCGGCGGTAATGAAAACATTGCGATTCATGGTAAGCGGCATGGTGCATGTCCTGTTTCTTTTGACCTGCCAGCAGCCTAACGCGGAAAATGCGATTGATATTTGCCTTAACTGCCAGTTAATTTGCACTTCATGCCAAACCACATGTCTTTTCGCTTTTTGCTGTTTGACGGCTTTTCCAACATGGTTCTTGCCAGCGCGCTGGAACCATTGCGTGCCGTACGCAACCTTTCGCAGGGGCCAAATATTGGCTGGCATATTTGCACGCCCGAAAACCGGATCGCGCGCAGTTCCAGCAATATTCAAATCCAGCCCGATTGCCCCATCGAAAACCCGGATCGTTATGATTATCTGGTTGTCATTGCCGGGTATGACATGCGCGGCCACGTAACGGGGCGCAATCGCACGCAATTACGCCAGCTTGCCGGGCGGGCACGGTTTGTTGTCGGCCTGGATACGGGGGCGTGGCTGCTGGCAGCTGCTGGTTTGCTCGATGGGGCGCAGGCCACCATTCACTGGCAGGAATTTGCCGATTTTGCCGAAACCTTTCCCGAGGTCGAAACCTCACGCGACCGGTTTGTTTTTGCCGGCAAATACATCACCAGTGGTGGGGCCTCGACAGTTCTGGATTTGATGCTGCATCTGCTGGGGCAAAATTTCGGCCCGGCCATGGCCTTTGATGCTGCCAA
The window above is part of the Thalassospira marina genome. Proteins encoded here:
- a CDS encoding 3-keto-5-aminohexanoate cleavage protein; the encoded protein is MPLTMNRNVFITAAITGSGATQDKSPHVPRSPEEIANAAIDAAKAGAAIVHCHVRDPETGAPSRDGRYYREVTERIRASDTDVVLNLTAGMGGDIVFGSTESPLPLNEASTDMVGASERMAHIADCLPEICTLDCGTMNFAEADYVMTNTPGMLRAMGQMMTDLGVKPEIEAFDTGHLWFAKQLVTEGILTSPALVQLCMGIPWGAPNDLNTFMAMVNNVPADWNWSAFSLGRDQMPYVAASVLAGGNVRVGLEDNLFLKKGVLATNAQLVERAAGIIEGMGASLMGPEDVRKMLGLTKREPK
- a CDS encoding GlxA family transcriptional regulator encodes the protein MSFRFLLFDGFSNMVLASALEPLRAVRNLSQGPNIGWHICTPENRIARSSSNIQIQPDCPIENPDRYDYLVVIAGYDMRGHVTGRNRTQLRQLAGRARFVVGLDTGAWLLAAAGLLDGAQATIHWQEFADFAETFPEVETSRDRFVFAGKYITSGGASTVLDLMLHLLGQNFGPAMAFDAANLFVYDAERQHRGNRGANILKHRSDVPGFLAAIDVMMDHIENPVSLDFIAGQASLSLRSLDRLFQRELSMSPGKYYQLLRLGRARDLATQTGLPVAQIALQTGFSSPATLSRAFRAQYGTQISTLRAHRKGKATSTD